GTCAGGCAGTGCAGGTAGATTGGACTACGGCACACGAACAAAACAACGCCCACTTTGTCGTGGAGCGCTCTGCCGATGGGAGAACTTTTGCAAGCATTGCCCAAGTTCCTGCCAACACCCAAGACCTGCGCCTGCGTCGCTATCAGTATGTCGACCAAGCGCCACTGCCCGGTACGTCTTATTACCGTTTGCGGCAAGTAGATATATCTGGCGAAGCCCAAATCTATCGTACAGTGGCCGTACAGTTCCAACAGATGTATGGGCTACAAGTCTTGCCCAACCCTTCGGATGGGTATGCGTTGGGTCTTCGCCTTCAGGAGGAAAGCAGTGTGGGAGTCCAAATCAGCATTCGTGCAATGGACGGGCAGACAATCAGGCGGCTCAATGTCCGTACTGACAGCGCCGGAAGGTGGCAAGAAACGCTCGTATTTCCCCAAAAACTCCCTGCTGGAGCTTATCTGGTTGAAGCCGTCAGCGAAGGACATAGCTTTGTAGAAAAGCTAATAGTGAGATAAACGATTGGCATAACCATTTGTGAATAATGGAAATAAGAGCATCAAATCTAGGTAGGCTTTTCTGGAGCTTTGGTACAAATCTTATCACCGAGCTCACCGAAAAGCCTCATCCATTGAATATTGATATAGTTGGGGAAATGAGTGCGCGCCAAAAATCTTTGAAAATCAAGAAAAACAGATAAATCTTGGTGTAAAATTGTTATTTTTGTTTAAACCTCACTAAACAAAAATATCAATGAAAACCGACTACATCAACACCAAACCTTCGCTCTCACTATACTATGAGCGACAGGGCAATACCCAAACCAACAAACCTCCTGTAGTCTTGATACACGGACTGGGGGGGGCGGTTTGGAGTTGGGAAAATCAAATACCGGCCTTCACCCAAGCCCACGAAGTAATCACCTTAGACTTGCCCGGTCACGGGCGCTCTGAGCATCCAAACTGTTGCTATCAGATTGATGATTTTGCGCAGGTGGTCATCCAACAAATAGAAGCCTTGGCATTGCCTCCTTGCCACCTCGTAGGCCTGTCGATGGGTGGCATTATTGCCTTCCGAGTGGCCGGCCTACGCCCCGACTTGGTGCGCAGCCTTGTGATTGCCAATACCGGCCCCGAGCTGGAGATGGACTGCGCCCAAACGAGCGCGCTATTTTGGCAACGCGAATGGTTTATCCATCATTTTAGCATCGAAAAAATAGCCCAATTTTTGGCCAGCCGCCTGTTCCCCGAAGCTGCGCAAGCGCCTA
This genomic window from Eisenibacter elegans DSM 3317 contains:
- a CDS encoding alpha/beta fold hydrolase, coding for MKTDYINTKPSLSLYYERQGNTQTNKPPVVLIHGLGGAVWSWENQIPAFTQAHEVITLDLPGHGRSEHPNCCYQIDDFAQVVIQQIEALALPPCHLVGLSMGGIIAFRVAGLRPDLVRSLVIANTGPELEMDCAQTSALFWQREWFIHHFSIEKIAQFLASRLFPEAAQAPTRERFQIEWMKNDPTMYRNSFKALIAWRCYPEYFRIPAPVLMIGSGSDYTSVAQKERFVHKLPHAYLHIIPNSRHISPLDQPQAFNEAVLAFWAQYEA